The Salvia miltiorrhiza cultivar Shanhuang (shh) unplaced genomic scaffold, IMPLAD_Smil_shh original_scaffold_302, whole genome shotgun sequence genome window below encodes:
- the LOC131003975 gene encoding protein JASON-like — MSCFLGCFGVKDSHSRLKTTPEKERLVFRERNALSSLFLADGLVESEDDLFRKTEEGWGPMSEEIDIKELKDEAKFLKTCGTLLEILLKFGKSLVKGWIQMLTKKNSIH, encoded by the exons ATGAGCTGTTTTCTCGGTTGTTTTGGAGTGAAAGACTCGCACTCTCGTCTCAAAACAACTCCT GAGAAGGAGCGCCTGGTTTTTCGCGAGAGGAATGCACTGTCATCGCTATTTCTTGCAGATG GTTTAGTAGAATCAGAAGATGATTTATTTCGAAAGACTGAGGAAGGTTGGGGTCCAATGTCTGAAGAAATTGATATTAAAGAGCTCAAGGACGAG GCCAAGTTCCTGAAAACATGTGGAACTTTGCTTGAGATCCTGTTGAAATTCGGAAAGTCTCTCGTAAAAGGCTGGATACAGATGCTCACAAAGAAGAACTCAATCCATTGA